The genomic window GTTTAGTAAATCGTGTGTATTGCTTTCTTAAATCGCTGAATAAAGCTACATAAAGTGTCTCTGCCTGTCTAGCCGAGCTGGTGGTGGATAAAGCCATGGAGCTGAAGTACGTCGGCGGGGTTTATGGGGGGAATATCAAGCCCACCCCGTTCCTCTGCCTGACGCTGAAGATGCTCCAGATCCAGCCGGAGAAGGACATCATCGTGGAGTTCATCAAAAACGAGGATTTCAAGTACGTGTGTTGCGGGAAACCCGGGGTTTACACCTGCGGGGCTGCTGACGTCACTGTTTTACACGCATCACCTGGTTTATCAGTATGTCAGTAGATCGTGTGACGGTGGTCTCTTATTGCATAATCTATAATAACATAGACCAGTTTTGCATCTGAAGTAGAAATGGTAAAATTGAGTGGTTTTAGTCTTCAAACAGTGTGAATGTGACTCTGCAAATCCTGTTTTTAGATCATTATGCATGGATCACACACtggctttgtttaatgttttcctTACTGGCAGGTGTGACACGTTTGCATGACGTTTGTTTTGTGTAGGTATGTCCGTTTGCTTGGAGCCATGTACATGAGACTGACCGGCTCTTCCGTGGATTGTTACAAGTACCTGGAGCCCCTGTACAACGACTACAGGAAGATCAAGAGCCAGAACCGCAACGGGGGTGAGCTGTGAAAGAACTACGATCTTAACGTCTTAAGGCAATTTAAACGTGGCTCTTAACCTCTCCAATTCAACTTTCTTTCTACCTCACCTGTCCTCCCTAATCGTCCCCGCTCAGAGTTTGAGCTGATGCACGTGGACGAGTTCATCGACGAGCTGCTGCACAGCGAGCGAGTGTGTGATGTCATCCTGCCCCGGCTGCAGGTACGGGGGGCGCCTTTTCCTTCGATGGTCTGACATATAAAGGAGCTCTGAAAAAGCAACGATTGCCTTTCATCGCTGTAAACACCCCCGAGAACCTATAGCCACGTGTCTCTCTCCCACAGAAGCGACAGgtgctggaggaggcagagctaCTGGACACACGGGTCAGCGCGCTGGAGGAAGACCTGGACGAGGTGGAGAccagcgaggaggaggaggaagaggaagaggagaaggtaGGGTCCCCTCAGGCACTGCTCCGGTGATCCTGTGTACATCGTGATGGAAGGAAATGCTCTCCCGTCCTCTCCTGTagttctgtgttgttgttgttgagtttGGCTCATTGCGGTGAAGAGTTGAAGTGCCGTTGTGTTCAACCTCCTGTGTGTTGGTCCGCAGCCGGAGAGAGGCCAGTCTCCAGAGCCACACAGGCGGAGCTACCGGGACGTGGACCGACCGCGCCGGTCCCCCTCTCCTCGCTACAGACGCAGCCGCTCGCCGCGGAGGTAAAGACGTCTTTCACATCAGTGTTCTCGCCTCGGCATAATCCTTACCATTTGAAACGGTTTCTGTATGAATAACTGTCATAATGAAGCGCGTCTGCAGTATAATCGATCTGATGTTGTTCTATATGAAGGACGTGCTCAAGAAACTTCTCTCACGTTCTGCTCTTTGTTCTTCATTTAGGCGGAGCAGATCTCCGAAGAGGCGCAGGTAAATATGTCTTCATTTGCacgtcttaaaataaaaaattgaatgcAGCCTGCGGGGTGGATCGCAGGATCCTCGTGAGGCGGCGATCATTGCCCGTAGCCGCTAACGTGTCCGTTCTTCCTCTGGAGCAGCCCGTCGCCCCCCCGCCGCGAGAGGCACCGCAGCAAGAGCCCCCGGAGACACCGCAGCCGCTCCCGAGAGAGACGCCACCGCTCCAAGTCCCCAGGTGCCCGGCCGAGCCCGCTTTTACAGCACCCCCTGAAGAACTTCACCTGTACTCTTCTAGCCGCCGGGTGTCCCATGCAATAGATGTGGAACGGGGAGGCCTCATTCTATGGAGTCTGATTAAGAGAGGGAGCAGAAGCCCAGAATCGTTAATTAAAATCAGTGGCAGTTATAGTTTCTCGGGAAATCAGAGCTGTTATCCAAAGAGGGTGAAATGCAAAGATTGTAGCACTAGCATTGTTGTTCTCAAGGACAGTGTTTTAGGAAAGCCGTGGGATGCTTTTCATGTCAGTTTTACATGCGTTCCCACATGAGCTGCATTGATGATGTTACAGATATCAATATATGAATGTTTCACTGGTTTTCATTGCAGGCCACCACAGaagccacagacacagaagccATTCCAAATCCCCAGAGAGGTAAAGGTTTCATTTGCTTCAGTTAGGGGGCCACAGAAATTTTAAGGGCTGGAACTGGTATCTAGCAACACGAAAGTCCCGtaaaggattttatttttgtataaaaatttgtttcttttaatctGAAAGCATCGCATGGTTGTGAATGCACACTTCGCAAGCGGTAActtagtgtatgtgtctcaacAGGTCGAAGAAGAGCCACAAAAAGAGCCGCAGAGGAAACGAATGAGCCATTTTTGGAAAGTGTGTTTTATACCACGCCTGGGCCGGCCTGCGTTGTGTACATATTCACCCTGCTGTGTGGAAAGGCAGTACGGCTCCCCTCCAGTGGattgaagaaaatgttttttccccacacagATGTAGTGTGCACCTCCCCCATGTATATAAGTGAGATCCAGTTAAATTACTGTATGGTTTTGCATTTGTAAATGGAATTACTTTCattactcccccccccccccccccccgccaccatCTAGTCCATACGCTGCAGGTCTCAACTGTACAGCTGATCTCAACGCAGATTGAAACGGACACCAGCGGACAGTACCTGCCCCCACTCGCCTCGATATGAGGTAGTTCCTCTTTTTACAATGAGtttgttctgtattttttttaaataaacccaGTAAGGAACTCCCTGCAGTACTAGAGATTTTTACCTTTTATATTTAGACTGTAATGGAAGGTTATTGAGATTTGAAACGTGGAAATAAGGGGTTGTTCATCATATTCATGGAACTCACTTAACCATTTTTAGAGTCAGTTTAAAGTgatgttcagttttttttttttaatatatattcctCTGTAAAACACTtgaattttgaaaaataaactgatAAAACAGTGCAAGTCCCACCTAGCCCCCACTGGAGGCCTCTGGCCCGAGGAGGAGTTCAGACACCTACCATCACTACACACAAGACTGGGAATGGCACGGGACTTCACGATACAATTTAACGATACGTAGGTTGCGATTCAATATTATGATTTATTGGTTCAATGTAAATTGTTAAATCATACTTCCCTAGACAGAATtctgcaaaaatacaattaaatgctTATAACTTTGTAAGAGTTAATTAGAAATTGTATTTCTACTCAGGCCTATTTTTCCCTGGTTATTTATGCATGTGTagc from Amia ocellicauda isolate fAmiCal2 chromosome 19, fAmiCal2.hap1, whole genome shotgun sequence includes these protein-coding regions:
- the prpf38a gene encoding pre-mRNA-splicing factor 38A — encoded protein: MANRTVKDANSIHGTNPQYLVEKIIRTRIYESKYWKEECFGLTAELVVDKAMELKYVGGVYGGNIKPTPFLCLTLKMLQIQPEKDIIVEFIKNEDFKYVRLLGAMYMRLTGSSVDCYKYLEPLYNDYRKIKSQNRNGEFELMHVDEFIDELLHSERVCDVILPRLQKRQVLEEAELLDTRVSALEEDLDEVETSEEEEEEEEEKPERGQSPEPHRRSYRDVDRPRRSPSPRYRRSRSPRRRSRSPKRRSPSPPRRERHRSKSPRRHRSRSRERRHRSKSPGHHRSHRHRSHSKSPERSKKSHKKSRRGNE